In one Sphingomonas sanguinis genomic region, the following are encoded:
- a CDS encoding YncE family protein: MSLPPISPSLRAAILAVAISGLPVTAATIAGDDPRSIAVPGDGGWDYARVDEKADRLYVAHGDTVAVVDLASGRALAPLGPVAHAHAVVPLPNGELAVTSGDDDSVRFFEPGAGQQVASVGVGRKPDAAIVDPANGHLLTMDAKSGVISDIDADTHRVVRTIKVAAGLEYPAVVGRTLFINNEDRNEMDVVDLARGVAEAPIALPGCEEPSGLGLDTPHHRLIAACANGVAAVVDVPSRRLVQRVAVGRGPDAVIIDARRSLALLPAGKDGVLDVLSTAGPSVTHKRAIQTEVGARTGALDARTGMVWLPVARTLPVVGGAKLRPVPGTFHVLGVDPA, from the coding sequence ATGTCCTTGCCGCCCATCTCCCCGTCGCTTCGCGCCGCCATCCTGGCTGTTGCCATAAGCGGACTTCCCGTCACCGCCGCTACCATTGCGGGTGATGATCCCCGGTCGATTGCCGTGCCCGGCGATGGCGGATGGGATTATGCCCGCGTGGATGAGAAGGCGGACCGTCTGTACGTCGCTCATGGCGATACGGTCGCGGTGGTCGATCTAGCCAGCGGGCGTGCCCTGGCGCCGCTTGGGCCGGTCGCGCACGCTCATGCTGTCGTGCCGCTCCCGAACGGTGAACTCGCCGTGACGAGCGGCGATGACGACAGCGTCCGCTTCTTCGAGCCCGGTGCCGGGCAACAGGTCGCAAGCGTCGGTGTCGGGCGAAAACCCGATGCCGCGATCGTCGATCCCGCCAATGGGCATCTGCTGACCATGGACGCCAAGAGCGGCGTGATTTCCGACATCGACGCCGATACACACCGGGTCGTGCGGACGATCAAGGTGGCGGCAGGGCTTGAATATCCGGCCGTCGTCGGGCGGACCTTGTTCATCAACAACGAGGACCGAAACGAAATGGACGTGGTCGATCTGGCCCGCGGAGTTGCTGAAGCACCGATCGCGCTGCCCGGTTGCGAGGAGCCGAGTGGCCTGGGGCTGGACACGCCGCATCACCGGCTGATCGCTGCCTGCGCCAACGGGGTTGCAGCGGTCGTCGACGTGCCCTCGCGCCGCCTGGTCCAGCGCGTGGCCGTGGGGCGCGGGCCTGACGCGGTCATCATTGATGCCCGGCGGTCGCTAGCCTTGCTTCCGGCGGGCAAGGACGGGGTGCTCGACGTGTTGTCGACTGCGGGGCCCTCGGTCACGCATAAGCGCGCGATCCAGACGGAGGTGGGAGCCCGGACCGGTGCGCTGGATGCGCGGACCGGCATGGTCTGGCTTCCCGTCGCACGCACCTTGCCTGTGGTCGGCGGCGCCAAGCTGCGCCCCGTACCCGGCACCTTCCATGTCCTGGGCGTTGACCCGGCCTGA
- a CDS encoding response regulator transcription factor, with protein MRILLAEDDVDTAAQVVRGLNALGHVVERFDDGGAARDAGLVEAFDLAILDRLLPSVDGVEIVRHWRAAGNRVPVILLTALGSIADRVTGLDAGADDYLVKPFALPELSARVSALLRRPPIAEVPTRLQVGDVVLDAMRREVRRGTRAIRLQPREFRILEELMRHAGRVVTRKMLLEEVWGFHFDPQTNIVESHLSRMRSKLNEGFDHDPIETLRGEGYRMRSDA; from the coding sequence ATGCGAATCCTGCTCGCCGAAGACGATGTCGATACCGCCGCGCAGGTCGTGCGCGGCCTGAACGCGCTCGGCCATGTGGTGGAGCGTTTCGATGACGGGGGTGCGGCGCGCGACGCGGGATTGGTCGAAGCCTTCGATCTGGCGATCCTGGACCGGTTGCTTCCTAGCGTCGACGGCGTGGAGATCGTGCGCCATTGGCGGGCGGCGGGCAACCGCGTGCCGGTCATCCTGCTGACCGCGCTGGGCAGCATCGCCGACCGCGTGACGGGACTGGACGCCGGGGCGGATGATTATCTGGTCAAGCCCTTCGCACTGCCTGAGTTGTCGGCGCGGGTCAGCGCGCTGCTCCGCCGCCCGCCGATCGCGGAGGTGCCGACGCGGCTTCAGGTCGGCGATGTAGTGCTCGACGCGATGCGGCGCGAGGTCCGGCGCGGGACCCGCGCGATCCGCCTTCAACCGCGCGAGTTTCGCATCTTGGAGGAACTGATGCGGCATGCCGGACGGGTCGTGACCCGCAAAATGCTGCTGGAAGAGGTGTGGGGGTTCCATTTCGACCCGCAGACCAACATCGTTGAAAGCCATCTCAGCCGAATGCGGTCCAAGCTGAACGAGGGGTTCGACCATGACCCGATCGAGACGCTGCGTGGCGAGGGGTATCGGATGCGCAGCGATGCCTGA
- a CDS encoding sensor histidine kinase translates to MPDWRRSAAYRIALTHSAAFALAIAVLGVLVYFAADAAFRRQQDTALAEASADLVRQYQDEGAHELAEAVAHRGGENGVVTFGYALFDRAGRRIAGDFELALPPPGYANVPFHDPVEGKDKARVLTTRLPDGTHLVVGIDSQAVEQLDGVILSLFGGAFLLVLLIGAAAALVLGGYLHRRLEQVTATAEAIMAGDVRRRVPVSPRDDEFDRLAIILNRMLERIGRLLENLRQVSADVAHDLRTPLARLRGDLELALKSRDADAQRAAIRKALSQSDSLLALFGGILRIVEVDAGDIRQSFVRLEIGLLAEDICDSYAPAVADGGRSLSCDIQGGLTIAGDRELLSQALINLLDNAQAHTPQGTHIRVVVVPEGAAAVAVSVIDNGPGVAEGDRERIVERFVRLDRTRSAAGHGLGLNLVEAIARAHGGALTIGDARPGLVVTLHLPRAA, encoded by the coding sequence ATGCCTGATTGGCGGCGTAGCGCGGCCTATCGGATCGCACTGACCCATTCGGCGGCGTTCGCGCTCGCCATCGCCGTATTGGGCGTGCTCGTTTATTTCGCTGCTGATGCCGCGTTCCGTCGGCAGCAGGACACCGCCTTGGCCGAGGCGAGCGCCGATCTGGTCCGGCAATATCAGGACGAGGGCGCACACGAACTCGCGGAGGCGGTGGCGCATCGGGGGGGCGAAAATGGCGTCGTCACCTTCGGCTATGCGCTGTTCGACAGGGCCGGCCGCCGCATCGCGGGCGATTTCGAGCTGGCGTTGCCGCCACCTGGCTATGCCAATGTGCCCTTCCATGATCCGGTCGAGGGTAAGGATAAAGCGCGGGTCCTGACGACCCGGCTGCCGGACGGCACCCATCTAGTGGTCGGGATCGACTCGCAGGCGGTGGAGCAGCTGGACGGCGTCATCCTCAGCCTGTTCGGCGGCGCCTTCCTTCTCGTCCTGCTGATCGGCGCGGCGGCCGCGCTGGTGCTGGGCGGCTATCTCCACCGGCGGCTGGAACAGGTCACTGCAACGGCGGAGGCGATCATGGCGGGCGATGTCCGCCGCCGCGTGCCGGTATCGCCACGCGACGACGAGTTCGACCGGCTGGCGATCATCCTCAACCGGATGCTGGAGCGGATTGGCCGCCTGCTCGAAAACCTGCGCCAGGTATCGGCCGACGTCGCGCACGACCTGCGCACGCCGCTCGCCCGGCTGCGCGGCGACCTGGAGCTGGCGCTGAAAAGCCGCGATGCGGATGCGCAGCGCGCCGCCATCCGCAAGGCGCTGTCGCAGAGCGATTCGCTGCTCGCGCTGTTCGGGGGCATCCTGCGCATCGTCGAGGTCGATGCCGGCGATATCCGGCAGAGTTTCGTTCGGTTGGAAATCGGGTTACTGGCGGAGGATATCTGCGACAGCTATGCGCCCGCCGTCGCTGACGGCGGGCGCAGCCTGTCCTGCGATATCCAGGGCGGGCTGACGATCGCCGGCGACCGCGAACTGCTGTCCCAAGCCCTCATCAACCTACTCGACAATGCCCAGGCGCACACGCCGCAGGGTACGCATATCCGGGTCGTCGTGGTGCCCGAAGGGGCGGCGGCGGTCGCAGTATCGGTGATCGACAACGGCCCCGGCGTCGCCGAGGGTGATCGCGAACGCATCGTCGAACGCTTCGTCCGGCTCGACCGCACCCGCTCGGCGGCCGGACATGGCCTGGGCCTCAATTTGGTGGAGGCGATCGCGCGAGCGCATGGCGGCGCCTTGACCATCGGCGATGCGAGGCCGGGGCTGGTGGTGACGCTCCACCTGCCGCGTGCTGCATGA
- a CDS encoding helix-turn-helix transcriptional regulator: protein MSTNPERILRLRAVLDQTGLCRSTLYRKMANGTFPKNVQLSTRCVGWRASAINDWLCNPMFYHVDDYPAG, encoded by the coding sequence ATGTCCACCAACCCCGAACGCATCCTGCGCCTGAGGGCCGTCCTCGACCAAACCGGACTCTGCCGCTCGACCCTCTACCGCAAGATGGCGAACGGCACCTTTCCGAAGAACGTCCAGCTCAGCACCCGCTGCGTGGGCTGGCGCGCCTCGGCGATCAACGATTGGCTGTGCAATCCGATGTTCTACCACGTCGATGACTACCCCGCCGGATGA
- a CDS encoding ArdC family protein, with translation MSRTIDQRQTLYAEVTARVIAELEEGRLPWVQPWDSAACACAMPANGVTGRRYSGINVLILWARVIEGGYSSQRWLTYRQAQAAGGNVRKGERGTTVCYADRFTPKTPNDHADDNEREARTIAFLKRFTVFNIDQCEGLPETLTQAPEVRPEIEVLPEVAALIDASGADVRIGGERAYYHPAADYVAVPPVAAFHEPINWYRTALHELGHWTGHPTRLDRDQTGAFGSANYAREELVAEMASAFACASLSIKPTVRHADYIGSWLEVLRPDDKAIFRAASAASKAADYLLGFAGHEGQPS, from the coding sequence ATGTCCAGGACCATCGACCAACGTCAGACCCTCTATGCCGAGGTGACGGCCCGTGTAATTGCCGAACTGGAGGAAGGGCGACTGCCCTGGGTGCAGCCATGGGACAGCGCGGCCTGTGCCTGCGCCATGCCGGCAAACGGGGTGACCGGACGGCGCTATTCCGGGATCAACGTGCTCATCCTGTGGGCAAGGGTCATCGAGGGCGGGTACAGCTCACAACGCTGGCTGACCTACCGGCAAGCGCAAGCGGCGGGCGGCAATGTCCGCAAAGGCGAGCGCGGCACCACCGTCTGTTACGCCGACCGCTTCACGCCGAAGACCCCGAACGACCACGCGGACGACAACGAACGAGAAGCGCGCACCATCGCGTTCCTCAAGCGCTTCACTGTCTTCAACATCGACCAGTGCGAAGGCCTGCCCGAGACGTTGACGCAAGCGCCCGAGGTTCGGCCCGAGATCGAGGTTCTGCCCGAGGTTGCAGCCCTTATCGATGCCAGCGGCGCAGATGTGCGGATCGGCGGCGAGCGAGCCTATTACCATCCGGCCGCCGACTATGTCGCGGTGCCGCCGGTCGCGGCCTTCCACGAGCCGATTAACTGGTATCGCACCGCGCTCCACGAACTGGGGCATTGGACCGGGCACCCGACGCGTCTGGATCGCGACCAGACAGGCGCATTCGGCAGCGCCAATTATGCGCGGGAAGAGCTGGTCGCCGAGATGGCCAGCGCTTTCGCGTGTGCGTCGCTGTCGATCAAGCCGACGGTGCGCCATGCTGACTATATCGGCTCATGGCTTGAGGTGCTGCGCCCCGATGACAAGGCGATCTTCCGGGCCGCGAGCGCTGCCAGCAAGGCAGCGGACTATCTGCTCGGCTTTGCGGGGCATGAGGGGCAGCCGTCATGA
- a CDS encoding sigma factor-like helix-turn-helix DNA-binding protein gives MTRDLQFQARFRAWNALPLRDRQIFASVRIDGLDYDEAARRHGCTARDVEHVIGRVLIALMDADDAPP, from the coding sequence ATGACGCGGGACCTGCAATTCCAGGCGCGGTTTCGCGCCTGGAACGCGCTGCCCCTTCGCGATCGTCAAATCTTCGCCAGCGTGCGGATCGACGGGCTGGATTACGACGAAGCGGCGCGCCGCCATGGCTGCACGGCGCGGGACGTTGAGCACGTTATCGGGCGCGTCCTCATCGCCCTTATGGATGCGGATGATGCCCCGCCATGA
- a CDS encoding nucleotidyltransferase and HEPN domain-containing protein: MRDDVAHLPDKKRRDLDRIVEVLFAEFEQATSLSTQKWRRQGRILKVILYGSYARGDWVDDPIGGYQSDYDILVVVSDERLTEPGEFWAKADDQFVREVTISKRISAPVSFIVHSLADVNNQLTQGRPFFIDAIEQGIALYEVEDYPFVTPQPLDPKAALAEARKHFDQWFPNAAMRLDLARTAIERGYLKQAAFDLHQTTEQLYHCLLLTLTLYSPKSHKLNFLRSQAEPLVHELIAVWPRDTKFAQRCFELLRQAYVNARYSAHYKVTPAELEWLAERVERLQQIVKETCEKRLAQG, translated from the coding sequence ATGCGCGACGACGTTGCTCATCTGCCGGACAAGAAGCGCCGCGATCTCGACCGGATCGTGGAAGTGCTGTTCGCCGAGTTCGAACAGGCGACATCGCTGTCGACGCAGAAGTGGCGGCGGCAGGGCCGTATCCTCAAGGTCATCCTGTACGGCTCCTATGCGCGCGGCGACTGGGTCGACGATCCGATCGGCGGCTACCAGTCGGACTATGACATCCTCGTCGTCGTCAGCGATGAGCGGCTGACCGAGCCGGGCGAATTTTGGGCCAAGGCTGACGACCAGTTCGTTCGCGAGGTGACGATCTCGAAGCGCATCAGCGCGCCGGTCAGCTTCATCGTCCACAGCCTTGCCGACGTGAACAACCAGCTGACGCAAGGCCGCCCCTTCTTCATCGACGCAATCGAGCAGGGCATCGCCTTATATGAGGTCGAAGACTACCCCTTCGTCACGCCACAGCCGCTCGATCCCAAAGCGGCGTTGGCGGAAGCGCGCAAGCACTTCGATCAGTGGTTTCCAAACGCGGCGATGCGCCTGGACTTGGCTCGAACCGCGATCGAACGAGGGTATCTAAAGCAGGCCGCATTTGACCTGCACCAGACGACGGAACAGCTGTATCACTGCCTGCTGCTGACCCTGACGCTGTACAGCCCGAAGTCGCACAAGCTGAATTTCCTGCGCAGCCAGGCCGAGCCGCTCGTGCATGAGCTCATCGCCGTCTGGCCACGCGATACGAAGTTCGCGCAGCGCTGTTTCGAGCTGCTGCGGCAAGCCTATGTCAACGCGCGCTACTCAGCCCATTACAAGGTGACGCCGGCCGAACTGGAATGGCTCGCCGAGCGTGTCGAGCGGCTCCAGCAGATCGTCAAAGAGACCTGCGAAAAGCGGCTCGCGCAGGGCTGA
- a CDS encoding conjugal transfer protein TraD: protein MKRRERTRQLIELGGLIAKAGIIELTDDDRALIYGALIDVASRLRGEDSDRYRLIWTRRGRRAFVDDASAG from the coding sequence GTGAAGCGCCGTGAACGCACCCGCCAGTTGATCGAACTGGGCGGCCTTATCGCCAAGGCCGGCATCATCGAACTGACCGACGATGACCGCGCGCTGATTTATGGCGCGCTCATCGACGTGGCGAGCAGACTGCGCGGCGAAGACAGCGATCGTTACCGTCTGATTTGGACACGGCGCGGACGCCGCGCCTTTGTCGACGACGCGAGCGCAGGCTGA
- the traD gene encoding conjugal transfer protein TraD has translation MRKPRDYDAELKALDDKARQLKARKREQLGELVIATGADALSIEQLAGALLLAVAATDERTKEAQHTRGAAFFRAKSGARQGARRDDSGPATDSGSPRPAPAAPGAA, from the coding sequence ATGCGCAAACCCCGAGACTATGACGCTGAGCTGAAAGCGCTTGACGACAAGGCTAGGCAGCTGAAGGCCCGCAAGCGCGAGCAGCTCGGCGAGCTGGTCATCGCGACCGGTGCCGACGCGCTGTCGATCGAGCAGCTGGCGGGCGCGTTGCTGCTGGCGGTGGCGGCAACTGACGAGCGCACGAAGGAGGCGCAGCACACGCGCGGTGCGGCGTTCTTTCGTGCAAAATCCGGCGCACGCCAAGGCGCTCGCCGTGACGACAGCGGCCCTGCGACGGACAGCGGTTCTCCGCGCCCGGCTCCAGCTGCGCCGGGCGCGGCATGA
- the traA gene encoding Ti-type conjugative transfer relaxase TraA, producing the protein MAIYHFSAKMISRANGSSALAAAAYRSASRLHDQRLDRHHDFSNKAGVVHSEVLLPGGTPEAWRDREALWNAVEAVEVRKDAQLAREVEFAIPRELDQLEGIRLARDFVEREFVARGMVADLNVHWDIGADGEPKPHAHVMLTLREVNEEGFGKKNREWNRTDLLEAWRERWAGHVNARLAELDIDARVDHRSLEAQGIDLEPQHKIGPAASRMVEQGLSSERFTEHHAIARANGERILANPAIALDAITRNQATFTTRELAMFVHRHSEGKEQFDHVMAAVRASPELVRLGKDGRGQERLTSRDMLDTEGRLQRATVKLEASRRHGLSEQHRKLALVRAEIRGLTLSSEQRSAFDHVTSGRGLGVVVGYAGTGKSAMLGVAREAWESAGYQVQGLALSGIAAENLEGGSGIASRTIASLEHQWGQGRDLLTDKSILVIDEAGMIGTRQLERVIAEAEKRGAKVVLVGDPEQLQAIEAGAAFRSVAERHGSIEITDIRRQREDWQRMATRQLATERTGEALGAYQQHDAIHVAETREAARVDLIDRWDRQRQAEPGASRIILTHTNDEVALLNQAARSRLRAREELGDDVALQVEKGERHFAAGDRVMFGRNERSLGVKNGSLGRIESVTATRMAVMLDNGTAVAFDLKDYAAVDHGYAATIHKSQGVTVDRVHVLATPGLDRHAAYVALSRHRDGVDLHYGRDDFADHDRLAATLSRERGKDMASDYPAADKSTEIAAAKPRDRFAGLRLTRIARDEVVRSPLDHAVEKVGRAVADIMRSRRQGFEPLPHQQAALDTAVSALKAVRPDGVRDIRAVFNGDHGLIEEAAKGRTTQVVRAMMMEAEMRDQRAARALALDEKMREQRALSADRFVEDWTRHARRAAAFDRNGERWRGDEVREAMTGMAKSLERDPQLESLLRNRVKELGIRSSGGASLSHDLQNWLGLSRGRGLGR; encoded by the coding sequence ATGGCGATCTACCATTTCTCCGCCAAGATGATCTCCCGCGCCAACGGCTCGTCGGCGCTGGCGGCTGCCGCCTATCGCTCCGCCTCGCGGCTGCATGATCAGCGCCTCGATCGCCACCACGACTTCTCGAACAAGGCCGGAGTCGTCCATTCCGAAGTGCTGCTGCCCGGTGGCACGCCCGAAGCGTGGCGCGACCGGGAGGCGCTTTGGAATGCGGTCGAGGCAGTCGAGGTCAGGAAGGACGCGCAGCTCGCCCGCGAAGTCGAGTTCGCCATCCCGCGTGAGCTCGACCAGTTGGAAGGCATTCGGCTGGCGCGCGACTTCGTCGAACGGGAGTTCGTCGCGCGCGGCATGGTCGCCGATCTCAACGTGCATTGGGACATCGGTGCAGACGGTGAGCCCAAGCCCCATGCCCATGTCATGCTCACGCTTCGTGAGGTGAATGAAGAGGGCTTTGGCAAGAAGAACCGCGAATGGAACCGCACTGATCTGCTCGAGGCCTGGCGCGAGCGCTGGGCAGGCCACGTGAATGCCAGGCTGGCCGAACTCGACATCGACGCACGCGTCGATCACCGCAGCCTGGAAGCGCAAGGCATCGACCTCGAGCCCCAGCACAAGATCGGCCCTGCCGCCTCGCGCATGGTCGAGCAGGGGCTCAGCAGCGAGCGGTTCACCGAGCACCACGCCATTGCCCGCGCCAATGGTGAGAGGATCCTCGCCAACCCGGCGATCGCGCTGGATGCGATCACCCGCAACCAGGCTACCTTCACCACCCGAGAGCTGGCGATGTTCGTCCATCGCCATAGCGAGGGAAAGGAGCAGTTCGACCACGTGATGGCGGCAGTCCGCGCCTCACCTGAACTGGTCAGGCTCGGCAAGGATGGACGGGGGCAAGAGCGCCTCACTAGCCGCGACATGCTCGACACCGAGGGGCGGCTGCAGCGCGCCACAGTCAAGCTGGAGGCGAGCCGTCGCCATGGGCTGAGCGAGCAGCATCGCAAGCTGGCGCTGGTCCGCGCCGAGATACGCGGGCTGACCCTCTCAAGCGAACAGCGTAGCGCCTTTGACCACGTCACCAGCGGCCGGGGGCTGGGTGTCGTCGTCGGCTATGCCGGGACCGGCAAGTCGGCGATGCTCGGCGTCGCGCGTGAAGCCTGGGAGAGTGCGGGGTATCAGGTCCAGGGCTTGGCGCTGTCCGGCATCGCCGCCGAGAACCTCGAAGGTGGATCCGGCATCGCGTCGCGCACCATCGCCAGCCTCGAGCATCAATGGGGACAGGGGCGTGATCTCCTGACCGACAAGTCGATCCTCGTCATCGACGAGGCCGGCATGATCGGTACGCGCCAGCTCGAGCGGGTGATTGCCGAGGCCGAGAAGCGCGGCGCGAAGGTCGTGCTGGTCGGCGACCCCGAACAGCTCCAGGCTATCGAAGCAGGAGCGGCGTTCCGCAGCGTCGCCGAGCGCCATGGCAGCATCGAGATCACCGACATTCGCCGCCAGCGTGAGGATTGGCAGCGTATGGCGACGCGCCAGCTTGCTACCGAGCGGACCGGCGAAGCGCTTGGCGCATACCAGCAGCATGACGCGATCCATGTCGCCGAGACCCGCGAGGCGGCACGCGTCGATCTGATCGACCGCTGGGATCGGCAGCGCCAAGCCGAGCCTGGTGCCAGCCGCATCATCCTCACCCACACCAATGACGAGGTAGCACTGCTCAATCAGGCAGCGCGGAGCCGATTGCGTGCGCGCGAGGAACTTGGCGACGATGTCGCCCTGCAGGTCGAGAAGGGCGAGCGTCACTTTGCCGCCGGAGACCGAGTGATGTTCGGGCGCAACGAGCGCAGCCTTGGCGTCAAGAATGGCTCGCTGGGGCGGATCGAAAGTGTGACTGCAACCCGCATGGCGGTGATGCTCGACAACGGCACGGCCGTCGCCTTCGACCTCAAGGACTATGCCGCTGTCGATCACGGCTATGCTGCCACTATCCACAAGTCGCAGGGCGTGACTGTCGACCGGGTGCACGTGCTGGCGACGCCGGGGCTCGACCGGCATGCCGCCTATGTCGCGCTGTCGCGGCACCGCGACGGTGTCGATCTCCACTATGGCCGCGATGATTTTGCCGACCATGACCGACTTGCCGCCACGCTGTCGCGCGAGCGGGGCAAGGACATGGCGTCCGATTACCCGGCCGCAGACAAATCGACCGAGATTGCCGCGGCAAAGCCACGCGACCGGTTTGCTGGTCTCAGGCTCACCCGGATCGCACGCGACGAGGTCGTCCGATCTCCGCTCGATCACGCGGTCGAGAAGGTGGGCCGAGCGGTTGCTGACATCATGCGAAGCCGTCGCCAGGGCTTCGAGCCGCTCCCCCACCAGCAGGCCGCCCTCGATACGGCGGTCTCGGCGCTGAAGGCAGTTCGTCCCGACGGTGTTCGCGACATTCGCGCTGTCTTCAATGGCGATCATGGGCTCATCGAAGAGGCCGCCAAGGGAAGAACGACGCAGGTCGTCCGCGCCATGATGATGGAAGCCGAGATGCGCGATCAGCGCGCTGCTCGCGCATTGGCGCTGGACGAGAAGATGCGTGAGCAGCGCGCTCTTAGCGCAGACCGGTTCGTCGAGGACTGGACCAGACACGCAAGACGCGCGGCGGCATTCGATCGGAACGGCGAGCGCTGGCGCGGCGATGAGGTTCGCGAGGCGATGACCGGCATGGCCAAGAGCCTCGAGCGCGACCCCCAGCTCGAGTCGCTGTTGCGTAACCGTGTCAAGGAACTCGGAATCCGTTCGTCCGGTGGGGCTTCATTGTCCCATGATCTCCAGAACTGGCTCGGCCTCTCGCGGGGCCGCGGGCTGGGCCGGTAG
- a CDS encoding tyrosine-type recombinase/integrase, translating into MTIIAPVVAVSPLRQRLIDEMDMRRFGHETQRNYIRDVGRFATFLGRPPDTATAEDVRRFQIEQCDLGVPAPTMNAIVSALRFFFTQTLDRPDLARKLVRMRHVRKLPVVLSQDEVARLLAATTCLKHQAALSVAYGAGLRASEIAALKVRDIDSERMLLRVERGKGGRYRNAMLPAGLLALLREWWRVGRREGVLHVDGWLFPGQHYLKPVSTRQLHRIVVEASVAAGIGKRVGPHTLRHCFATHLLEDGIDVRIIQTLLGHAKLETTAYYTQVATRVLRNVTSPFDRLAATAREARASSG; encoded by the coding sequence ATGACCATTATTGCCCCGGTTGTTGCCGTCAGCCCGCTACGCCAGCGTCTCATCGACGAGATGGATATGCGCCGTTTCGGTCACGAGACGCAGCGTAACTACATCCGCGATGTCGGCCGGTTCGCCACGTTCCTCGGGCGCCCGCCGGACACGGCAACGGCGGAGGATGTCCGGCGCTTCCAGATCGAGCAATGTGACCTGGGCGTGCCGGCACCGACCATGAACGCCATCGTGTCGGCGCTGCGGTTCTTCTTCACGCAGACGCTCGACCGGCCGGACCTGGCGCGCAAGCTGGTCCGCATGCGGCACGTGCGCAAGCTGCCGGTGGTGCTGAGCCAGGACGAGGTGGCGCGGCTGCTCGCGGCGACCACGTGCCTGAAGCATCAGGCGGCGTTGTCCGTCGCCTATGGCGCGGGGTTGCGCGCGTCCGAGATCGCCGCGCTCAAGGTCCGCGACATCGACAGCGAGCGCATGCTGCTCCGGGTCGAGCGCGGCAAGGGCGGACGGTACCGGAACGCCATGCTCCCGGCCGGGCTGCTGGCGTTGCTGCGGGAATGGTGGCGGGTCGGTCGGCGGGAGGGTGTGTTGCACGTCGATGGCTGGCTGTTCCCCGGCCAGCACTATCTCAAGCCAGTCAGCACCCGGCAGTTGCACCGTATCGTCGTCGAGGCGAGCGTGGCGGCGGGCATCGGCAAGCGGGTTGGGCCGCACACGCTGCGGCACTGCTTCGCCACGCATCTTCTCGAGGATGGTATCGACGTCCGCATCATCCAGACGCTGCTGGGGCACGCGAAGCTGGAGACCACCGCCTATTACACGCAGGTCGCCACCCGGGTGTTGCGCAACGTCACCAGCCCATTCGACCGGCTGGCGGCAACCGCCAGAGAAGCAAGGGCGTCGAGCGGCTGA